The window TGGACGGGTGCACCACGGCGCGCGAGCCCCCCTCGCAGCCGGCGCAGTAGAAGAGCGGCACGACGATCACGTGCAGGCCCGCCGCCCGGGCCAGGGAGATCTGCGTCGAGAGCGTCGAGTCGTCGACCGTTCCCGGATCGGGGTGCACCGAGTCGGCGGTCGGGGAGTCGTCCTCCCACCACACGTTGAGGGCCACAGTGTTGAGCCCGTCGGCGCTCAGGCGGGCGAAGACCGCCGCCGCCTGGCTGGCGTCCACCGAGCTGAGATTGGTCAGGGCCGCCCCCGCCACCCGGCCCCCGGTGCCGTCGGCCCGGGCGCCGCCCCGGCCGCCGAGCGCCACCACCACGACGGCCACCACGGCCACCGCCAGGACGCGAACCGTCGACCGCCGCCGGGACACGCGCGTCACTTCGACACCGGGAGGGGCTGGTCCTGCCCGATCGTCCCCCACCCTCCGCCGGCCGCCAGGACGACCACGAACAGGAGGAAGGTGATCACGTGCACGGCCGTGCACCAGATGCAGATGGCCCGCACCCGGAACAGTTCGCTGTAGATGAGGTACACGCAGAAGCCGATGCCCCCCACCGCCCCCGCCGTCCGCAGCCAGTGCACCTCCGGTCGCTCCGAGCGCCAGGCGGCGGGCAGGCACAGCACCAGCATCCCGGCGAAGAACGCCAGGCCCAGGTCGGCCACCGGCACCCCGGCCAGCTTGGACGCCGCGCTCGACGTCACCTTGGCGCAGTCAACGGCCCCCGACTCGCTGCACACCAGGATGTTCGAGGACAGGTAGTGGGCGGCGGTCAGGTACCCCGAGATCCCGAGT of the Acidimicrobiales bacterium genome contains:
- a CDS encoding vitamin K epoxide reductase family protein, whose amino-acid sequence is LGISGYLTAAHYLSSNILVCSESGAVDCAKVTSSAASKLAGVPVADLGLAFFAGMLVLCLPAAWRSERPEVHWLRTAGAVGGIGFCVYLIYSELFRVRAICIWCTAVHVITFLLFVVVLAAGGGWGTIGQDQPLPVSK